A single Argentina anserina chromosome 7, drPotAnse1.1, whole genome shotgun sequence DNA region contains:
- the LOC126802664 gene encoding histone chaperone ASF1-like — translation MRGMEDHDVVPPEENGLAGSQDNSNGHLHEKMKMEEDIAQLQKEKDLREARKLKHKEDINKKRRIQELGVNVLLGEEASKAQGWIVDGGDEEEEDESDINSVEGETLGVDNAPTRPRTRSVEIRELHDEDFISDEDTEDEEGDMNIEFESDTEEVREGFGEEELEI, via the exons ATGAGGGGAATGGAAGATCATGATGTGGTTCCACCCGAGGAGAATGGATTGGCCGGTTCGCAAGACAACTCGAACGGGCACTTGCACGAGAAAATGAAGATGGAAGAAGATATTGCCCAACTTCAAAAAGAGAAAGACCTTCGAGAAGCCCGAAAGCTCAAACACAAAGAGG atataaacaaaaagagaagaatacAAGAGTTAGGAGTAAATGTATTACTTGGTGAGGAAGCTAGTAAGGCTCAAGGGTGGATTGTTGATGGtggtgatgaagaagaagaagatgagtcGGATATTAATAGTGTGGAGGGAGAGACTTTGGGAGTGGATAATGCCCCTACCCGGCCTAGGACTAGGAGTGTGGAAATAAGAGAACTTCATGATGAAGATTTTATTTCGGATGAGGACACAGAAGATGAGGAAGGAGATATGAACATTGAGTTTGAGTCTGATACCGAAGAAGTTAGGGAAGGATTTGGAGAGGAAGAACTTGAGATTTAG